A DNA window from Nitrospira sp. contains the following coding sequences:
- a CDS encoding hypothetical protein (Evidence 4 : Unknown function but conserved in other organisms; MaGe:77310363): MESSTPRRSLSRVLQWLRDTFSRQAHVPRAGMQEGAISMLAGPSLLDLNQEGLANPVLMAQDIRDCVAASVRAPFMLEVAGRWHMLFEVRNRDSEKNEIGWATSDDAMRWTYRQIVLATPYPLSYPYVFEWNGGYYMLPQSVEAGMLRLYKAFEFPVRWALAGILLRGKFSTPSIVRHEDQWWLFTVSDAEDAAAALRLYRADELLGPWSEHPQSPIGFVGPVGLKLAGRVVAHEGRLVRFEQAREPGHGSIVRAFSITELTPTQYSEAPYPGSFFSAKDKDQNQNHSSLSHIDAHCLGDGRWMACVDRAPRLGVEG, from the coding sequence ATGGAGAGTTCGACGCCGCGGAGAAGCTTGTCCCGCGTGCTGCAGTGGTTGCGGGACACCTTTTCCCGCCAGGCTCATGTTCCTAGGGCCGGCATGCAGGAGGGGGCGATCAGCATGCTGGCTGGGCCGTCTCTACTGGATTTGAATCAGGAGGGATTGGCCAACCCGGTGCTCATGGCGCAGGACATCAGGGATTGCGTGGCTGCGTCGGTCAGGGCGCCTTTTATGCTGGAAGTCGCAGGGCGCTGGCACATGTTATTCGAAGTGCGCAATCGCGACTCGGAAAAAAATGAGATCGGCTGGGCGACCAGCGACGACGCTATGCGCTGGACCTATCGCCAGATTGTGCTGGCAACACCGTATCCTCTGTCGTACCCCTACGTATTTGAGTGGAATGGCGGGTACTACATGCTTCCCCAAAGTGTCGAGGCCGGGATGCTGCGCCTCTACAAGGCGTTTGAGTTTCCCGTGCGCTGGGCGCTGGCTGGAATTTTGTTGCGAGGGAAGTTTTCGACTCCTTCGATCGTTCGCCATGAAGACCAGTGGTGGCTCTTTACGGTGTCTGATGCAGAGGATGCGGCCGCGGCTCTTCGGCTCTATCGGGCGGATGAATTGCTGGGGCCATGGAGCGAACATCCACAGAGCCCGATCGGTTTTGTGGGACCCGTTGGCCTGAAGCTAGCCGGAAGAGTCGTGGCGCATGAGGGCCGGTTGGTGCGTTTTGAGCAAGCCCGGGAGCCTGGCCATGGATCCATTGTCCGGGCATTTTCAATTACGGAGTTGACGCCGACGCAATATAGTGAGGCCCCTTATCCAGGCTCCTTTTTCTCCGCGAAGGATAAGGACCAGAATCAGAACCATTCAAGTCTGTCTCACATTGATGCCCATTGCTTGGGCGATGGGCGATGGATGGCCTGTGTGGACAGGGCGCCTCGCCTCGGAGTGGAGGGGTAG
- a CDS encoding UDP-glucose 4-epimerase (MaGe:77310359), with protein MSNTSWSQQKVLVTGGSGFLGNHLCRRLVDSGAEVHATSRVERAQRDAEPHWWQADLAEMDVARRFVSEIRPDIIYHLAGSVTAVPGKEFVLPTFHSLLTSTVNLLVAATEIDCRRVILCGSLNEPQAQQGEVTPSSPYAAAKWAASGYGRMFQALYGTPTVILRTYMTYGPGQDARKLIPSVIGSLLNGVPPRLSSGAWSADWIYVDDVIEGFLSAAHRPNIEGATLDLGSGQLRTVRSIVEQIATTMHSSIQPQLGVLPDRPFAPQCLANTGESLEKLGWQPATSFETGLRQTVEWYRANRTAFHSNT; from the coding sequence ATGTCTAATACGTCCTGGTCGCAACAAAAAGTACTGGTCACCGGTGGAAGCGGGTTTCTCGGAAACCACCTCTGTCGCCGGCTCGTGGACAGCGGGGCGGAGGTGCATGCCACCTCGCGAGTTGAGCGGGCGCAGCGCGACGCCGAGCCGCACTGGTGGCAGGCGGATCTGGCGGAGATGGATGTGGCTCGCCGGTTCGTATCGGAGATACGGCCGGATATCATCTATCATCTCGCCGGCTCTGTGACGGCGGTGCCGGGCAAAGAATTCGTGCTTCCCACTTTCCACAGTTTGCTGACGAGCACCGTCAATTTGCTTGTTGCAGCCACGGAGATCGATTGCCGTCGCGTGATTTTGTGTGGGTCCCTCAATGAGCCTCAGGCCCAGCAAGGGGAGGTGACGCCCAGTTCCCCCTATGCGGCGGCCAAGTGGGCGGCGAGCGGCTATGGTCGAATGTTTCAGGCGCTCTATGGAACACCGACGGTGATTCTGCGCACATACATGACGTACGGCCCGGGACAGGATGCTCGAAAACTCATCCCGTCGGTCATTGGATCGTTGCTAAACGGAGTGCCGCCGCGATTGTCCAGCGGAGCGTGGAGCGCCGATTGGATTTATGTTGACGATGTCATCGAGGGATTTCTTTCTGCAGCCCACCGACCGAATATTGAAGGGGCAACTCTCGATTTGGGGTCAGGACAGTTGCGAACGGTTCGGTCAATCGTTGAGCAGATAGCGACGACAATGCATTCCTCCATCCAGCCTCAATTGGGCGTGCTTCCAGATAGGCCGTTTGCTCCGCAATGTCTTGCGAATACGGGCGAGTCCCTTGAGAAATTAGGCTGGCAGCCCGCGACGTCATTCGAAACCGGGCTGCGTCAAACGGTTGAGTGGTATCGTGCCAACCGCACGGCCTTTCATTCGAATACGTAA
- a CDS encoding conserved membrane protein of unknown function (Evidence 4 : Unknown function but conserved in other organisms; MaGe:77310361): MTHLIRLADWILSGIGAGIILFVAYLVAAHGMAPHYLGVAVIGLGFVATRWLNPVAKVNLALVVLCSLFSLYAGELLLAFTASARANFEQNRWLTFPMDTTPESTQARLNEASTVEPAFDRRDKLQVIADLERQGHTVYPAVVPHALLTWDNADSMQTLRALSIEGEEILPLSGVANVLTVFCNESGEYVTYDSGEHGFNNPPEVWRAQEAAVVAVGDSFTHGACVPTEDSFVGVIRARHPGLINLGMDANGPLMMLASLKEYGARVRPKTVLWFYYEGNDLKDLEHERHSPLLMRYLTEEYTQSLWDRRDKIDRALKAHIEQARQGLSLTIGFEETVKLQQIRQLFTRWLAGRQEVDARRASELYFSAEVSDEEMTQFRDVLVEAMATVHGWGGEMYFVYLPEWARYAKPEVANKNRERVLQLVADLTLPLVDLHPDFEAHPDPVGLFPFRRSNHYNADGHRLVGDAVLCALQKTEGCAQQSRPQSSIGGSLYDRASL; this comes from the coding sequence ATGACACACCTCATACGCCTGGCCGATTGGATCCTGTCTGGGATCGGGGCCGGTATAATTCTATTCGTGGCATATCTTGTGGCCGCTCATGGGATGGCTCCGCACTATCTTGGCGTGGCTGTCATTGGGTTGGGGTTCGTCGCGACCCGGTGGTTGAATCCTGTCGCGAAGGTCAATCTTGCGCTCGTCGTGTTGTGTTCGTTGTTCTCGCTCTATGCCGGTGAGCTGCTGCTGGCCTTCACGGCCTCGGCCCGCGCCAATTTCGAGCAGAACCGATGGCTTACGTTTCCCATGGACACCACTCCGGAATCGACCCAAGCGCGTTTGAATGAAGCTTCCACCGTCGAGCCTGCATTTGACCGCCGTGACAAATTGCAGGTGATCGCTGACCTCGAGCGTCAGGGGCATACCGTGTATCCGGCTGTTGTCCCTCACGCTCTTCTGACATGGGACAACGCCGATTCCATGCAGACTCTTCGAGCCCTGTCCATTGAGGGTGAGGAAATCTTGCCGCTCAGCGGCGTTGCCAATGTGCTCACCGTGTTTTGCAATGAAAGCGGAGAGTATGTGACGTATGACAGCGGCGAGCATGGATTTAACAATCCACCGGAGGTATGGCGTGCTCAAGAGGCTGCAGTCGTCGCGGTAGGAGATTCATTCACGCACGGTGCCTGTGTGCCCACGGAGGACAGTTTCGTCGGAGTGATCCGGGCCCGCCATCCAGGGCTCATCAATCTCGGCATGGATGCCAATGGCCCGCTTATGATGCTGGCATCCTTGAAAGAGTATGGGGCTCGTGTCCGGCCGAAAACGGTCTTGTGGTTCTACTATGAAGGCAATGATCTCAAAGATCTGGAGCATGAGCGGCATAGTCCTCTGCTCATGCGCTATTTGACGGAAGAATACACCCAGTCCCTGTGGGATCGAAGGGACAAGATCGATCGGGCGCTGAAGGCCCACATCGAACAAGCCCGGCAGGGGTTGAGCCTGACAATCGGATTTGAAGAGACGGTCAAATTGCAGCAGATCCGGCAGTTATTTACCCGCTGGCTGGCGGGACGGCAGGAGGTCGATGCCCGCCGTGCGAGTGAGCTGTATTTCTCTGCCGAAGTATCGGATGAAGAGATGACGCAGTTTCGCGATGTGCTGGTCGAGGCGATGGCCACGGTGCATGGATGGGGAGGGGAGATGTACTTCGTCTATCTGCCCGAGTGGGCTCGTTATGCCAAGCCGGAGGTTGCCAACAAGAACCGAGAGCGGGTGCTTCAATTGGTTGCTGATCTGACGCTGCCACTAGTGGATCTTCATCCGGACTTCGAGGCTCATCCGGATCCCGTCGGATTGTTTCCGTTCCGGCGATCGAATCACTACAATGCCGACGGGCATCGCCTAGTGGGAGACGCGGTGCTGTGCGCGTTACAAAAGACCGAAGGGTGTGCCCAGCAGAGCCGTCCTCAATCGTCAATCGGTGGTTCTCTGTATGACCGCGCATCGCTCTAG
- a CDS encoding Glycosyl transferase family 1 (MaGe:77310362): MFSSLRRRFSRFKGYRVARAIYWRLPQIVEEVERGDREVTSLLPDGPPRGAVLLSHIRGDFLNHPDLPVPNTHTNFWTSLDISKTFLELGYCVDVISFGNHDFLPKTSYDVMIDTRYNLQRLAPLLGRDCLRILHIDTAHMLFQNSAEAARLLDLQRRRGVTLQPVRYERPNLAIEHADCATVCANDFTIGTFRYAGKPIYRIPIPAARLCSWPSGKNFAAARTHFLFFASHGMVHKGLDLVLEAFAGMPEYRLTICGPVEREPAFVAAYRKELFETPNIHLRGWLDIDSQDFIDLAEQCIAHVFTSCSEGGAACVIETMHTGLIPIVNRESSVDVHDFGVLLKGVSVEDIREGVRSIAEMPASMLEGRARCAWEHVQAQHTREHFSRVYRQTIREILREHGHPC; this comes from the coding sequence ATGTTTTCTTCTCTAAGACGCCGTTTCAGCAGGTTCAAGGGCTATCGGGTTGCGAGAGCGATCTATTGGCGGCTGCCGCAGATTGTCGAGGAAGTGGAACGGGGGGACCGTGAGGTTACGTCTCTTCTCCCTGATGGACCACCTCGCGGGGCCGTGCTGCTATCGCACATCAGGGGCGATTTTTTGAATCACCCTGACCTGCCCGTTCCTAATACGCATACGAACTTCTGGACGTCCCTCGACATCTCCAAGACATTTTTAGAGCTGGGTTACTGCGTGGATGTCATCAGTTTCGGGAATCACGATTTCCTTCCGAAGACGAGCTACGATGTGATGATCGACACGCGATACAATCTTCAACGGCTTGCTCCGTTGCTCGGCCGCGACTGCCTGAGGATTCTGCACATCGATACGGCCCACATGTTGTTTCAAAACTCCGCGGAAGCCGCTCGATTGCTGGACTTACAGCGGCGGAGAGGGGTTACGCTTCAACCGGTCAGGTATGAACGGCCCAATCTCGCTATTGAACATGCCGATTGCGCGACTGTCTGCGCCAACGACTTCACCATCGGAACCTTTCGTTATGCTGGCAAACCAATCTATCGAATCCCAATCCCTGCCGCCAGGCTCTGTTCGTGGCCGTCTGGGAAGAATTTTGCGGCCGCCCGAACACATTTCCTTTTCTTCGCCAGTCATGGAATGGTCCACAAGGGCCTGGATCTTGTGCTGGAAGCATTTGCCGGGATGCCGGAATATCGTCTGACGATTTGCGGTCCGGTTGAACGGGAGCCGGCTTTCGTGGCGGCCTATCGCAAGGAACTGTTCGAGACTCCCAATATTCATCTACGCGGATGGCTTGATATCGATAGCCAGGATTTCATCGATCTTGCCGAGCAATGTATTGCGCACGTGTTTACCTCCTGCTCTGAAGGCGGTGCCGCCTGTGTCATCGAGACCATGCATACGGGGCTCATCCCAATCGTCAATCGCGAATCTAGTGTTGATGTGCACGATTTCGGCGTGCTTCTCAAGGGCGTTTCAGTGGAGGATATTCGAGAGGGCGTGCGAAGCATTGCCGAGATGCCCGCGTCGATGCTGGAAGGGCGCGCGCGCTGTGCCTGGGAGCATGTCCAGGCACAGCATACCCGCGAACACTTTTCTCGTGTCTACCGCCAAACTATTCGAGAGATCTTACGGGAACATGGGCACCCCTGCTAG
- a CDS encoding hypothetical protein (Evidence 4 : Unknown function but conserved in other organisms; MaGe:77310360), which translates to MVHRLIPVKRMVSRISRYANSISSESEEVQWYHLWSIGIYTGSSPVALAPALGIKNPVLTRDDVTDVCALMVADPFMIRVASTWYMFFELYNRRSHGEIGCATSPDGFRWTYQRVVLAEPYHLSYPYVFEWQGEYYMVPESVRANEVRLYRARRFPDQWDYIGPVLKGHGYADCSFLRHDDRWWMWAESSQGRCDTLRLFSATDLLGPWEEHPRSPLIEWNPHLARPAGRMVSVDGRLVRFAQNGFPDYGTEVRAVEITELSQATYAERPLGQDAILTPSGVGWNQHGMHHVDAHRLDNGQWIASVDGWRKIASLLNDIDPSKMQLAKQSKEHQ; encoded by the coding sequence ATGGTGCATAGGCTCATTCCCGTCAAGCGCATGGTATCTCGGATTTCTCGCTATGCGAATTCCATTTCTTCAGAGTCGGAAGAAGTTCAGTGGTATCATCTCTGGTCGATTGGCATCTATACCGGTTCATCGCCTGTGGCGCTGGCGCCAGCCCTCGGCATCAAGAATCCGGTCCTGACACGCGACGATGTGACTGACGTGTGCGCATTGATGGTGGCCGATCCGTTTATGATCCGTGTTGCGAGCACGTGGTACATGTTTTTTGAACTGTATAACCGGCGCAGTCATGGCGAGATCGGGTGCGCGACCAGTCCGGACGGATTCAGGTGGACGTACCAGCGCGTTGTGCTGGCCGAGCCGTATCATCTCTCCTATCCCTACGTGTTTGAATGGCAGGGGGAGTACTATATGGTGCCGGAATCGGTGCGGGCCAATGAAGTGCGGTTGTACCGGGCGCGCCGGTTTCCGGATCAATGGGACTACATCGGCCCCGTGCTTAAAGGGCACGGGTATGCCGATTGTTCGTTCCTGCGCCACGACGACCGGTGGTGGATGTGGGCGGAATCGAGTCAGGGACGCTGCGATACCTTGCGGCTGTTTTCCGCGACCGATTTGCTGGGGCCGTGGGAAGAGCATCCGCGCAGCCCCCTCATCGAGTGGAATCCCCATCTCGCGCGCCCAGCCGGTCGTATGGTAAGCGTCGACGGCCGCCTCGTCCGGTTTGCGCAGAATGGGTTTCCGGACTATGGAACGGAAGTACGCGCGGTTGAGATTACGGAGTTAAGCCAGGCAACCTATGCAGAGCGGCCGCTGGGGCAGGATGCCATTCTGACTCCCAGTGGCGTCGGATGGAATCAACATGGCATGCATCATGTCGATGCCCATCGATTGGACAATGGGCAATGGATTGCCTCGGTCGACGGGTGGAGAAAAATCGCTAGTTTGCTTAATGACATAGATCCGTCAAAAATGCAGCTTGCAAAACAGTCAAAGGAACATCAATGA
- a CDS encoding conserved membrane protein of unknown function (Evidence 4 : Unknown function but conserved in other organisms; MaGe:77310358) — MLLGVNPVNHGSGVIVRAASLVLGMSAGLCFGLFLLMIVRHGWTWHYLLVLALAGILAGSLRLSGSIRVNLALMLCSLVVCGYLAEAVLALNPVSRQLSFFGAGWLPKAFGENAGATKMQAEAARKQQVKFDVRSRLSVIMDLRRDGRDAWPSIPATALDKDGPLDPSMAALTIEGVSVMPLGGIANKLTVYCNENGAYTIYDTDEHGFHNPSGQWVAAQLSIAAVGDSFVQGACVPTDKNFVALLRQRYPKTLNVGRAANGPLSELASIKEYVSIVKPSMVFWFYFEENDLIEDLSREMRSPILREYLREGFSQGLIGKQAAIDQALTAHIHAAQKSQGVMGRMWSSLSEPRSFEEVIEQLEYRVKLTSLRETVARAFRQAAGQPGEHDLQAHPPASEETVRLFRTVLEEARRSIQSWGGTMVFVYLPQWERYADEEYASKDRDTVLTLVHSMGLPVIDMHLAFAAHSDPVSLFPLRWRGHYTEEGHRIVAEELIRFASQQVGLLL; from the coding sequence GTGTTGTTAGGTGTTAACCCCGTCAATCATGGATCGGGCGTGATCGTCAGAGCTGCCAGCCTGGTCTTGGGCATGTCCGCCGGACTCTGTTTCGGCCTGTTTCTGCTTATGATCGTGCGGCACGGGTGGACGTGGCATTACCTCCTGGTTCTCGCGCTTGCCGGCATCTTGGCTGGCAGTCTCAGACTCTCCGGTTCCATTAGGGTCAATCTGGCATTGATGCTTTGTTCGCTGGTGGTGTGCGGGTATCTAGCAGAGGCTGTGCTGGCGCTCAATCCAGTATCGCGGCAACTCTCGTTCTTTGGTGCGGGGTGGTTGCCAAAGGCCTTTGGCGAGAATGCCGGCGCGACGAAAATGCAGGCCGAGGCCGCACGGAAACAGCAGGTGAAGTTCGATGTCAGAAGCAGGCTCTCCGTTATTATGGACCTTCGTCGGGATGGGCGGGATGCGTGGCCGAGCATACCGGCAACCGCTTTGGATAAGGACGGACCTCTCGACCCGTCGATGGCTGCTCTCACGATAGAGGGTGTCAGTGTCATGCCGCTCGGTGGTATTGCCAACAAACTCACCGTGTATTGTAATGAGAATGGCGCCTACACGATTTATGACACAGATGAACATGGCTTTCATAACCCCAGCGGACAATGGGTGGCGGCCCAGCTTAGCATCGCAGCAGTCGGAGACTCGTTTGTTCAAGGGGCTTGCGTGCCGACTGACAAAAATTTTGTTGCGTTGTTGCGACAGCGTTATCCCAAGACGCTGAACGTTGGCAGAGCAGCCAATGGACCGCTCAGTGAATTAGCCTCGATCAAAGAGTATGTGAGCATCGTCAAGCCCTCAATGGTGTTTTGGTTTTATTTTGAAGAAAACGATCTCATTGAAGATCTTTCGAGGGAAATGCGGAGCCCGATCTTGCGCGAGTATTTGAGGGAGGGATTTAGCCAGGGATTGATCGGCAAACAAGCCGCGATCGACCAAGCCCTAACGGCTCACATTCACGCAGCTCAGAAATCTCAGGGCGTTATGGGTCGAATGTGGAGCAGCCTTTCCGAGCCGCGTTCGTTCGAAGAGGTCATCGAGCAGCTGGAGTATCGAGTGAAGCTCACCAGTCTTCGCGAGACCGTTGCGCGGGCGTTCCGGCAAGCGGCTGGCCAGCCCGGTGAGCACGACCTGCAAGCGCATCCTCCCGCGTCGGAGGAAACGGTTCGCCTCTTCCGAACCGTGCTGGAGGAAGCGCGGCGGTCGATCCAATCCTGGGGTGGTACGATGGTGTTTGTCTATCTTCCGCAGTGGGAGCGGTATGCCGATGAGGAATACGCCAGTAAGGATCGGGATACCGTGCTTACGCTTGTCCATTCGATGGGCCTGCCGGTCATCGACATGCATCTCGCATTTGCCGCACACTCAGATCCCGTGAGCCTCTTTCCGCTCCGCTGGCGCGGGCATTACACAGAAGAGGGGCATCGGATAGTGGCGGAAGAATTGATCCGTTTCGCATCGCAGCAGGTGGGACTCCTCCTGTAA